From the genome of Virgibacillus siamensis, one region includes:
- a CDS encoding SLOG family protein, translating into MKVLTVTGYKPMELNIFKPDDSRISFVKAAIEKRLIDFVEEGLEWVVISGQMGVELWAGEVVLEMKESYQVKLAVIPPFENQEARWPEAVQLVYQELLAGADFYKPLYKGDYQGPYQFQAKNMWLVDKSDGCLMLLDEEFPGSNRFFHKAAVDARDDYPIYLITPADLEDIVEEVRMMDEDYWE; encoded by the coding sequence ATGAAAGTATTGACCGTAACTGGATACAAACCAATGGAACTGAATATTTTTAAACCGGACGATTCGCGAATTTCCTTTGTCAAAGCCGCCATCGAAAAGCGCCTCATTGATTTCGTTGAGGAAGGTCTGGAATGGGTAGTCATCTCCGGACAAATGGGCGTAGAATTGTGGGCCGGTGAAGTCGTGCTGGAGATGAAGGAATCCTACCAGGTTAAGCTTGCGGTAATTCCGCCTTTCGAAAATCAGGAAGCCCGTTGGCCGGAAGCTGTTCAGCTGGTGTATCAGGAATTACTCGCTGGAGCGGACTTTTACAAGCCATTATACAAAGGAGATTATCAGGGGCCTTATCAATTTCAGGCAAAAAATATGTGGCTGGTCGACAAAAGCGACGGCTGCCTGATGCTGCTGGATGAGGAATTCCCGGGCAGTAACCGGTTTTTCCACAAGGCAGCGGTGGATGCTCGCGACGATTATCCAATATATTTAATTACCCCGGCCGACCTGGAGGACATCGTTGAGGAAGTGCGCATGATGGATGAGGATTATTGGGAGTGA
- a CDS encoding Dph6-related ATP pyrophosphatase → MTEKAALSFSGGKDSCFALYKLQKKDVKIASLVTTIWKKSGDTVAHDEKREQIVQQADRLGLPVYFIETDFDTYTEDFVTAIKQLKAEYEIDAIAFGDIYLEGHREWGEQVALSAGVKAMYPIWTKQEKMMALLHEVIDAGFKAKVIKVDGERLPTEWEGRLVNREFAENISAYDVCPMGESGEYHTTVLDGPIFEGNRP, encoded by the coding sequence ATGACCGAGAAAGCGGCACTGTCATTCAGTGGAGGCAAGGACAGCTGTTTTGCCTTGTATAAGCTGCAGAAGAAGGACGTTAAGATAGCTAGTCTCGTAACAACAATCTGGAAAAAGAGCGGTGACACCGTTGCACATGATGAAAAGCGGGAACAGATTGTTCAGCAGGCTGATCGTCTTGGGCTGCCGGTTTACTTTATCGAAACTGATTTTGATACATATACGGAAGATTTCGTGACAGCCATCAAGCAGTTGAAAGCAGAATATGAAATTGATGCGATTGCATTCGGCGATATTTACTTGGAGGGACACCGGGAATGGGGAGAACAGGTTGCACTTTCGGCCGGTGTTAAGGCGATGTATCCTATCTGGACCAAGCAGGAAAAGATGATGGCACTGCTCCATGAAGTAATTGATGCAGGTTTTAAAGCTAAGGTCATCAAGGTCGATGGGGAGCGGCTCCCGACCGAGTGGGAAGGACGGTTAGTGAATAGGGAATTTGCGGAAAATATTTCTGCGTACGATGTATGTCCGATGGGAGAGTCCGGCGAATATCACACGACAGTCTTGGACGGGCCAATTTTTGAAGGAAATAGGCCGTGA
- a CDS encoding DUF4260 domain-containing protein, with amino-acid sequence MLASVYFYFSSGLDWLLFAVLLFAPDISMFGYVHGKKAGAIVYNLFHTYVIPIMLLLAGMLLLHTTFVAVGLIWTAHIGMDRMLGFGLKYPDDFKDTHLTRV; translated from the coding sequence TTGCTGGCAAGCGTTTATTTCTATTTTTCTTCCGGGCTTGATTGGCTGCTGTTTGCAGTGTTATTATTCGCACCAGATATATCGATGTTTGGATATGTACACGGGAAAAAAGCAGGAGCGATAGTTTACAATCTTTTTCATACATACGTGATACCGATTATGCTTCTGTTGGCGGGGATGCTGTTGCTGCATACCACGTTTGTTGCAGTCGGTCTGATTTGGACAGCACATATTGGCATGGATCGGATGCTGGGATTTGGCTTAAAATATCCTGATGATTTTAAAGACACACATTTGACGCGAGTATAG